From the Hevea brasiliensis isolate MT/VB/25A 57/8 chromosome 15, ASM3005281v1, whole genome shotgun sequence genome, one window contains:
- the LOC110655511 gene encoding uncharacterized protein LOC110655511, whose product MLPPSPDISQVEKPKRKSRYPSSGADSPLNSPYRRSIDGSRHSTSQTFTGTGLPLNSPSKHSRHLCSSNNSMDSPNRDSPGSARRTKLHLNSSLGVESPARDQPSIPRNARGRNSKGIKIKRQEISRWHHCLWTSGV is encoded by the exons ATGCTTCCACCCTCACCAG ATATAAGCCAGGTTGAAAAGCCAAAGCGGAAGTCGAGATACCCATCAAGTGGTGCAGACTCACCCTTGAATTCCCCATATCGGAGAAGCATTGATGGATCGAGGCATTCTACGAGTCAAACATTCACCGGTACAGGCTTACCTTTAAATTCCCCATCAAAGCATTCCAGGCACCTCTGCTCTTCAAACAATTCAATGGATTCTCCAAACAGAGATTCACCAGGTAGCGCCCGAAGAACGAAACTGCACCTGAATTCAAGTCTTGGTGTTGAATCACCAGCTCGTGACCAGCCCTCCATACCAAGAAATGCTCGGGGAAGAAATTCTAAAGGAATCAAGATTAAAAGACAAGAAATCTCCCGCTGGCATCACTGTCTATGGACCTCAGGGGTCTGA
- the LOC110655560 gene encoding uncharacterized protein LOC110655560 produces MGEGGEEIAEEKVMDISLKDLAKKLEDFAKARDWEKYHSPRNLLLAMVGEVGELSEIFQWKGEVDKGLPNWEESDKEHLGEELSDVLLYLVRLADICGIDLGDVATKKIIKNSIKYPPKIC; encoded by the exons ATGGGAGAAGGAGGAGAAGAGATTGCGGAAGAGAAAGTGATGGACATTAGCCTTAAGGACCTTGCAAAGAAACTGGAGGACTTTGCCAAGGCCAGAGACTGGGAAAAGTACCATAGCCCAAGGAATCTTCTTCTTGCCATG GTTGGTGAAGTAGGAGAGCTATCAGAAATATTCCAGTGGAAGGGAGAGGTAGACAAGGGCTTGCCCAATTGGGAAGAATCAGATAAGGAGCATCTAGGAGAAGAGTTATCTGATGTGCTGCTATACCTCGTTAGATTGGCTGATATATGCGGCATTGATCTTGGTGATGTTGCAACCAAGAAAATTATCAAGAATTCTATCAAATACCCGCCTAAGATctgctag